Part of the Loxodonta africana isolate mLoxAfr1 chromosome 15, mLoxAfr1.hap2, whole genome shotgun sequence genome is shown below.
ctatgggacagttctactctgtcctgtagggttcctatgagtcatcatcaactcaacagcaatgggattggttttttgttttgtttttgttagagtAACACCCCATTCCTGATATCAAATTCTGTcatagctatctagtgctgctataacaaaaataccacaagtgaatggatttgacaaacagaaatttattttctcacaacctAGTAGGCTGGGAGGCCAAATACAGGgtgtcagctcctggggaaggttttctttgtcagttctggggaaGATTCTTACCATCGATCTTCCTCTgaatctaggagtttctcagtgcagagacctcAGATCTAAAGGACATTCTCCaatcctggttcttctttcttggtggtagaatttcctcctgtctctgctcgtttctcccttttatacctcaaaagtttgacttaagatgcaacctaatcctgtagattgtgtcctgcctcattaacataactgcctcataaATGTCATAGaaatcaggatttacaacacatagaattgTTACATCACATCACAAAGTGGAGAACAACCAgacaatactagaaatcatggcctagccaagctgacacacatttttggtggacacaaaaCAATCCATAATGAATATCTTCTCAGGTAGCTGTATTATTGTTTCTTCCTCTGAAAAGTTTTCTTTCGTTTTATTTTCATCACTTGCTTGAGCCATcttatcttgcttttttcatatGATTTCTTATTGTCTGCTTTCTCCAAGGCATtaggtgttattttatttatttatgtatgtatgtatttattgtatgtttgttttgtcctgattttttgttttgttttgttttgatgtacaCTATGGCTCTATTACTCCATGTGTGCCAACCACGCTAATGGTCAGGGACCACCGCTGGTGAGTAATCCTGTCTCTGAATTCTGGCTCCCTCACTACTCTGTGGACCCCAGGATACCTGGAGCTCTCACACTCCTTCCTGTACTTCCCTCAGGTATAGTTCATGACCCGCTTACCTTGCTTCAGTCCAGGTATGTCTACAGTTTCTCTGTTTCCTATTGGGAATTCTGTGatgttgccttcctgtgctcctcacccaCGATCGTTTCtagctttgtctcaagatggtcaTGCTGTGCTGGACCAGCTGTTAGAGCACCTCCTCTCCTTATCtctctttgttctctgttttcttttagtttcttcttcCAAGTGGTGTTCAGTCTAATTCCTTATCCTTCTGTTGGTGCTCAGGGCTCCAAAtcgtcatctgtatctgtttcttttggcttctcaggtctttgctgtaggaGGACTGCATGATGTTTCTGACTAAGCTACCATCTTGGGCTATCTCCACCTTActgagattttgattgggatACGGTATATCTGCAAACAATTTGAGGAAAATTGACATCTTAGaaatattgagtcttctgatATGGGAACACAATATACCTCCTTATTTTTTCagcttttctttaatttttcttagcAAGATTTTGTCGTTTCCCTTAACAACTTTTGTCAGTATTAAGGACTTTGTATTTTTGATACTTTTGCAAATGGTATTTTTAAAGGCCAATTCACTGATAGATGTACTGAAAATGATTGACTTTTGTATTTTGATCTTGTATCCTACAATCTAGTGAAGCTCACTTAATATTTATAGTTgctttttttgtagattccatATAATTTTCCACTTAGACAATTATGTTGTCTTTGATTAAAAAgttttattccttcctttccgAACTGGAAGACTTTTATtagattgttgttattattattgttgttattattattatgtctgATTACACTAGCTAGAATTCCTAGTACATGTTATAGAAGTGTTTCTCTATCCCTAGTTTAGTGAGAGTTTTTTTCAtcaatgggtgttgaattttgttcaAAACTTTTTCTGTGCCAATTTATACAATCACAtgattttttgtctttagcttgtgtcatggatagaattatgtcccccccaaaatgtgtgtatcaatatggctgggccatgatttccagcattgtggtgttgtcctccatttcgtgatggtaattttatgttaaaaggattagggggggactgtaacaccacccttacccaggtcacatctctgatccaatgtaaagggagtctccctggggtgtggcctgtaccaccttttatctctcaagagataaaaaggaaaggcaaacaagcagagagttggagacctcataccaccaagaaagcaacaccgggagcagagtgcatcttttggacacaaggtccctgagcctgagaagctcctcaaccaggggaggattgaggacaaggaccttcctccagggctgacagagaaagctttcccctggagccaatgcactgaatttggacttgtaacctattggactctgaaaaaataaacttctctttgttaaagccatctacttgtggtatttctgttatggcagcactagataaccaagacagcttGTTAATcaatatggtggattacactgattggcTGTCAACATCGAGCCAGGCTTGCAATTCAGGAATAAACCTCGTATGGTTATAATACATAATTCTTTCTAATAAATCTAATTGCTAGATTCCAATTGCTACTTTTTAGCTGAAAATTGTATCTAAGTTCTTGAATGATGTTgatctaaaagtttttttttttttaattgtcttattTTAGCATCAAAATAATACTGGACTCATACAATGAGTTGAGAAGTGTTTTCTCATCTCCTATTTTCTGGAAGATATTGCATAGAATTAGTACTAACTCTTCTTTAAGTTTTTGATGGAATTCTTCAGTCTGGATATTTATTTTCAGAGGTGCTTTACTTAGAATTTCAGTTTATTTAGTAGTTTTAGGAATATTAAgattatctctcttttttttttacttagaattTCAGTTTATTTAGTAGTTTTAGGAATATTAAGATTATCTCTCTcatattggttaatttttggtaGTTTGTAGTTTTTAATGACTTTATCCATTTCATCTCAGTTGTTGAATTTATGAGCatgaagctgtttcttctgttTAATGGTAATCATGTAATGGCTGCAGGATCTATTGTCATGTCCTCAGTTTTACTCCCAATGTTGGTGATTTATGTCTGCTCTCTTTTTATCTTATTGTCTGTTTGGCTAGAGGCTTACCAATGTTATTGTTGtggtttttccaaagaaccacctttttgtttcattttctctgttttaaatttcattgatttttgcaggtatctttattatttctttcttctgcttgttttgggtttattttgctaTTATTTTCCTATTTCTTGAGGTAAGACCTTAGATTATAAGTTTCATATTTACTCTTTTCTAATGTAAGCTTATAatgctatatatatattctcattttcattcagttctgtGTATTTTTCTATTTCCCTTGAGACTTCACCTTTGacccatgggttatttagaaaTGTAATATTTAATTCCCAAATGCTTGTATACATTGTgttgtctttctgttattgatttctaacttgATTCCATCATGATCAGATAACACATTTTGTACAATTTTAATCCTTTTAAATCCAATGAGGTTTGTTTAATGGCCAATATATGACCTATCTTGGTGACTGTTCCATGGATGCTTGAAAAAAAATGTGCGTTATGTCATTGGTTGGTGAAATGCTTTATAAATGCTAATTAGATCCTGTTTTTTGTTATTATCTTTTACTCTTCTATATACTTGCTGATTCTCTGTTGAATAGTTATATATCAATTCTTAAGAGTGGCGTGAAGAAGTCCATACTATAATTgtaactttttcatttttcttttcagttctaaCAATCTTTTACTTCACATGGTATCTTagttattgttatggattgaattgtgtctcccactcccccacaaaaaaaaagtgtgtcaacttggctagtccatgattcccagtattgtaagattgtccaccattttgtcatcagatatgattttcctgtgtgttgtaaatttacctctgtgatgttacttctgtcatggcagcactagataactaagacaactaagacagttgctgctataacagaaatatcacacatgggtgtctttaacaaacagaaatttattctctcacaatttaggaggctagaagtccaaattcagagcactgtTACTTGGGAAAAActtcctctctctgccagctctggaggaatgtcctagtctcttcagcttttgcttcctggttctttggagGTCTCCAtttgtcttggcatctatcttaccccatctctgcttctctcatgcttgtttaatctcattgatatctcaaaagatacGGACTctagacacaccctacattaatcctgtctcattaacatagcaaacactacccattcccaaatgggattataatcacaggcatagaggttaggatttacaaatattttggggggacacacttcaatccataacacatactTCAAAGTTCGGTACGTATACATTTAAGATTGTTATGTCCTTTTGGTGAATTGATCTatttattataatgaactgtccttttttttttcctagcatagtagaccgtatgattgtccaattaaaaatggccaataccagtcggtttcagctcactaatgcctaggatattgatgtttatgcattctatttcatttttgacaatttccaattttcttagattaatatttcatacattctgatattaatggatgtttgcagctgtttcttctcattttgagtcatgccacatcagcaaataaatgttctgaaagcttggctccatccatgtcattaaggtcaactccactttgaagAGGTAGCTCCTCCCCATTCAtactttgaatgccttccaacctgaggagctcatcttctgatACTACATCAGACAAGTTATTACTACCCTCAAATTACAGAGAAGGATACAGAGGCCCACAACTAATAAGTGGCAGACAACATTTTTTAAGATAAATTCCTCTTATTACAGTCTACTTTCCCGGTGATTGATAATTTTCCTGATAAAGATCCACTAGCCCAAAACAGCTCATTTTCTTTTGGACCAAAGCTGTTTGTTACTCTACTTCTCTGCCctgaactcagcctaagacaatgatCCATGACTaattgtttgttgaataaatggaaaATGTAACTGCTGTTATGTTTCTTTAATTTGGTAAAAGATCTTTAAAGGAAAGAGTTGTGACTGTCCTTGAAGCTTCATTCCAAGGGATAGAAGATGAATCTGCTCTCAAGACTCTGGAAATGCTAAATAGGTGCAAAATTAATGACAGATGTAGAGACTGAGGTTCTGGCTTATCAGCCACAACAAAAACTCATCTGGAATTCAGACCTTAATTTGCTTAACAAATGGACTGTCAGTTCTGTACTGTCAATATTCAAGTGACCATTTTTTTTGTTATCCTCCCAGTATCTACCTTTTATTCTTAGAAAATGATTTGACAAAATTTTTCCTGACACAATGGATAGATGATTTTCTAAAATCTAATCGAAAGAATAGAGAAATGAGAAGGTGACTCTGCTTGATATAAGGAAAGTTTCACAAAGAAAATGATATTTGAACTGAGTCTTGAATGAAAAGGATGTGTTTGTCCAGCTGAAGACCCTGGAAAGAACTTTCCAGGAAGGTAGAATAAAAGACATAGAACTGTGAGAGTAGTGAAGGAGATTTAAAATGATACTCTTACCATGCATGCTGTGAAACCACATTTTTATATGAGCTGTGTTGAGAATCAGTTCAATGCTATGTTACAGCTCATAGGAAAAAGGAATGCtatgatgaattaaaaaaaaattttttttttttttgaatagtatGAGTAAAATAAGAAGAGATACTGGCATGAGAATCAGGAGTTCTAAAATGTTTCAATGAGTGTAGAGAGAGCTTGAAAGAAAGATATTTCGGTAAGTGAAAAGCTTACCCATATTTCTCATACTTGATAAAATGAAGGAGCCCCACATATAAATGTAGCTCTGAGGAAGCTAAATTTTGGAGGTatgatttaatttctttaaataatattttattttttcggtgaaagttcacacagcaaattaggttcccatttgaccaTTTCTATAccaattgtttagtgacattagttacattttttacaatgtgtcaacattctctctaATTGCCTTCTGGTTGtcccatttccagtactctggtttccctgcccccttatcttcccATCTTCACTTTAGAGTAgtcgttgaccttttggtctcatatagatggtatGATTTAAATTTACCATCAGATAGAGAAGAAAGAGAACATGAACTTTATTGCAGAACACTGTTCTTCTCCATCCCTTGTTCCTAAGTTACTACGAGGAGATTCACTAACCCAAAGTATGCATAAAACCTGGGTTTCCAGGCCAAAtgtgaatagaaatttgtatcacttttttcataaaaattactGTACCAATCACTTTTAAAATGGTCAAACTCACatagtggcaccatggaagaaaggcctgacaatctgcttctgtaaagattacaaccaagaaagctctatggcactcagttctactctgtagaacTGTAACATATGGGCTTGCCATGAATCACAACCTACTCATTGGTAAGAGGTTTGGTTCCAAACTCAGCTCAAGTCATGTGAGTAGCGATAACTCATGAATTCTTATTTAACTTCTATTTGTAAACACTTTTTATATAAAGTGAGCTTACAACAAACCAGCCAGATGATGATGGCAGGAAGAGAGAGCAACGAGAAAGGGAAGGGATAATACCCAATGCCTTCCCATCATAAGCCTTCAGACATTTAGAATCTCTAGATATTGACATCATAAACACCTAAGTTGGTTGGTGGTCTattgctaatttttggaaatgatTTTCAAGGCCCAGGTATTGACCTTTTGGCACCTCACACAACTGTAATACTTAAATGCAAGGACCTTATCTTTGAACACTTTGCCAGTTCTTTTCCTAGGATAGATGTCACATTTCGCAGAGGTAGGCAATTTTTCTGAAGTGGACATACTAATATCCTTTTCCCTCCTGTGGGAGAATTTTGAGAGGCAGATTGTATAGGTGCCTTGGTGACACGCCTATGTATTGAATTGGGTCTGGgtccaaaaaaattggatgattGGCAGAAACATATAGAAGACAGAACCTTCCATTCTTGTTGCAGGAGATTTTCCTTCATAACACTTTTTACAATACTCTGTTTATGGGATTTGACATCATATATTTTGTATAATATGATATACATGTTTCTTTAAAGAGATTGTTAAGACTAGGAGCATGGTTTCTTTAGTTTTTCATTCTTCACCTCTAGTgcagattgttgttagttgctgttgagtcagatctgactcatggcaaccttacatataaaagaacgaaacattgcctggtcgtgtgccatcccacaattgttggtatgcttgagcccataaagttttcattggctaatttttggaagcagatcaccaggcccttctttatagtctgtcttactctggcagctctgctgaaacctgggtaccatgtgtgaccctgctggtatttgaaataccagtgacatagcttcagGTATccgagcaacatgcaagccaccacagtagtaatactcaaatatcagctacttaaatgaaaatgaaaataaatggcaCTCCAACTTTATTCCTAAAACTTATGTCATTTAAGTTATGTGAGCAGCAACAATTAGGAGGATGCAACAGAAATGGGGAAATAAAAAGGGACAGACACAGAAATTTGGGGTAGTTTTGGGATTTTACCAAGTCTTGAGCTGTATTTCTAACTCCCACCTTAGGATCTTGCTTactgcaaacaaaaacaaaaactaaacatatacacaaacaaaataattaaaaaactcaCAGGCAGCAGTAAAAGTGTTCTGGGAGCTTAAGAGAGGTTAGGAGAAAAAAGATATCCCCCTTTTTAGGAGCATACATTGGCTCACCACACTGATATGAGGCCAGAGCACCATGTTGTTGGTGCCAGCTCAGGCTGGCAGATTCCTGACTACTCTCTAATTCTGAAAGAACCAAGAGAAGAAAGGCTTGCCTCTGTTTCAGTGCATTCTCTTCCCATCACTCTCTTCTCACTGCCCTTTCTTTCCTTCAAATTTCTGCCTGGATTGAAATAGCATGCTAAGCCcaacatttaggaaaaaaaaaaaaaatgcaaatggaAAGGGAAAATGTCACAGCCTTTTTGTAAGCAGAGTGttcaaaaacacaaagcaagaacAGCCGTGGCTCAGCACTGAGCCCTGGCTGTGTTGACCAATACAAAACCAAGCTGAAATTTTCTAATACTGAAAAACAACAGAATCGGTTATTCCTGTAGACTCCTGCTAGCTGACCTGTCCACATTCTCTTTCTCCCACTGTGTCAGCTCCCAGCCAAGACCTATTCTCAGGTCTAAGACTGACAGGCTTTGTAAGCAACACAGCATACTGGTACCTCTGTTTCCCCCACTAGAGAATTGTCTTAGGTCCCagtcagaagtttttttttttttttttcgttataCACCATGGTCTTTTTCAAAAATTGCTGGATGCCACCTGAAGTGATGAGGTTGCacctctactatttttttttaacaacgtCTAAACCAACAAATGAGGGCTTATCCAAAGCAGACATTCAAGGAGATGGTTATTGCAGGCAACGTGAAGAAGTGACCATGAAGGGGAAGATAAGAGGAGGAGAAGATGTGGGAAAGGAAATAAAGGAGAGGAAAATAAAGAATGAGAGAAAGAAGGCCCAAGttattttttttgccaactggAAAGATACAATGCTTTCAGGACAGGATAGGTTATTAGTTATGTCACCTGGAGCAAGTCGTTTTATTTCTTCAAGTCTTAGCTTCCTCATCAAAACAGGGGCAGTGACAGTatcttgttccctagagcatacctTTTGTAAGCAGTGTAGTTCTATTGAATTGTTAGCTACTTAACTCTCTCTATCACTTCTCAGAAAGTAAGTCCAGATGCTGtagcactttcctcagagaataTTTCACTTCCTTATTTCTTAGGCTGTAGATCAAGGGGTTCATCATGGGGGTGACCAGGTTATTCAGAATCTGAACAGCTGCATTAAGAGAGGGGTTAGGAGTGGGCTGCAGGTAGATGAGAGCTACTGGCATAAAGGCAAGGAGGATGGCAGTGAGGTGGGCACTGCAGGTGGAGAAGGCATGGCGTCGGCCCTCTGCAGAGCGGATTTGAAGAATAGAGAAAACAATGCAGCTATAGGAGGTGAGGATGAGAAGGAAGCAGCCGAGGGGCATGAGGCCCACACTGATGAACCCCACTATCTCCAGTGTTGAGGTATCTGCACAGGCCAGCTTCAGCATCACTGGGATATCACAAAAGTAATAGTCTACCTCATTAGGACCACAGTAGGGCAACTGGAAAGTGAGAGTGGTTAGA
Proteins encoded:
- the LOC100670271 gene encoding olfactory receptor 10D1B-like, translating into MRNVSMVTEFILLGIPHTEGLETILFILFLSFYLFTLMGNLLILLAIVSSTRLHTPMYFFLYKLSVCDIFFTSVSSPKMLFYLSGNSPVISYTGCVSQLFFYHFLGCTECFLYTLMAYDRFMAICYPLRYTVIMSHRVCAILAMGTSFFGCIQAIFLTTLTFQLPYCGPNEVDYYFCDIPVMLKLACADTSTLEIVGFISVGLMPLGCFLLILTSYSCIVFSILQIRSAEGRRHAFSTCSAHLTAILLAFMPVALIYLQPTPNPSLNAAVQILNNLVTPMMNPLIYSLRNKEVKYSLRKVLQHLDLLSEK